A stretch of Allostreptomyces psammosilenae DNA encodes these proteins:
- a CDS encoding SDR family NAD(P)-dependent oxidoreductase, translating to MNTSQRTVNPGRFQSRRALVAGGGTGLGRVVARALAAEGATVVVAGRTEATLRETVRLIEADGGRAQAVTADLTDAADARRLVDDAVGELGGLDVAVNAVGILRGAGQAVADIAEEDWDAMLAANVTGTWLFLREVVRAMRASGGGAIVTVSSDLGPHIRIPGMGAYAATKAAVSALTRAAARDHIAEGIRINAVSPGALDTPMSLQPGETEAERALRMKEQSPLGRVGTLEEVASAILHLASEESGYTVGADLVIDGGAAA from the coding sequence ATGAACACCTCCCAGCGCACCGTCAACCCCGGTCGTTTCCAGTCCCGCCGCGCCCTCGTCGCCGGCGGCGGCACCGGCCTCGGACGCGTCGTGGCGCGGGCACTGGCCGCCGAGGGCGCCACGGTCGTCGTCGCCGGACGCACGGAGGCCACCCTGCGCGAGACCGTTCGGCTGATCGAGGCCGACGGCGGGCGCGCCCAGGCCGTCACCGCGGACCTCACCGACGCCGCCGACGCCCGCCGGCTGGTGGACGACGCGGTCGGTGAACTCGGCGGCCTGGACGTCGCGGTCAACGCCGTCGGCATCCTGCGCGGCGCCGGCCAGGCCGTCGCGGACATCGCCGAGGAGGACTGGGACGCCATGCTGGCGGCCAACGTGACCGGAACCTGGCTCTTCCTCCGGGAGGTCGTCCGCGCCATGCGGGCCTCGGGCGGTGGCGCGATCGTCACCGTCTCCTCCGACCTCGGGCCGCACATCCGCATCCCCGGCATGGGCGCGTACGCGGCGACCAAGGCGGCGGTGAGCGCGCTGACCCGCGCCGCCGCGCGCGACCACATTGCCGAGGGCATCCGCATCAACGCGGTCAGCCCCGGGGCCCTGGACACGCCGATGTCGCTGCAGCCGGGGGAGACCGAGGCCGAGCGGGCACTGCGGATGAAGGAGCAGAGCCCGCTCGGGCGGGTCGGCACCCTGGAGGAGGTGGCGTCCGCCATCCTCCACCTGGCCTCGGAGGAGTCCGGCTACACCGTCGGGGCGGACCTGGTCATCGACGGCGGCGCCGCGGCCTGA
- a CDS encoding 2-oxoglutarate/malate transporter codes for MLRQSPGATAMSFSRISGMAALGFAFMIVFANVIALPAGLPATGADIGDVEAFFGTRDDVVGVGSALTPAAWALATVFGAGAVCALRPSERDRGEGWSLLGFAGLVLQNATFAGVIAIRLALTTTAGEDTGATSGLWALHDALFTLNGTFLALALIGLTVAGRNAGLIRGWHGALGLLSAALLFTSATLTPLVVEHAGPLGLLGLAGWLMWVVWIVAYGATLIRLNPVTPARRAG; via the coding sequence ATGTTACGTCAATCACCCGGGGCGACCGCCATGAGCTTCTCCCGGATCAGCGGCATGGCGGCCCTCGGTTTCGCCTTCATGATCGTCTTCGCCAACGTCATCGCGCTCCCCGCCGGCCTGCCCGCCACCGGCGCCGACATCGGGGATGTGGAGGCGTTCTTCGGCACACGGGACGACGTGGTCGGTGTCGGGTCCGCGCTCACCCCCGCCGCCTGGGCCCTGGCCACGGTGTTCGGAGCAGGCGCGGTCTGCGCGCTGCGGCCGTCCGAGCGCGATCGAGGCGAGGGATGGTCACTGCTCGGATTCGCCGGCCTGGTCCTGCAGAACGCCACCTTCGCCGGGGTCATCGCGATCCGCCTGGCGCTCACCACCACGGCCGGCGAGGACACCGGCGCCACCTCGGGACTCTGGGCGTTGCACGACGCGCTGTTCACCCTCAACGGCACCTTCCTCGCACTCGCCCTCATCGGACTCACCGTGGCCGGCCGGAACGCCGGGCTGATCCGAGGCTGGCACGGTGCGCTGGGGCTGCTGTCAGCAGCTCTGCTGTTCACCTCGGCCACCCTCACCCCCCTGGTCGTGGAGCACGCGGGCCCTCTCGGACTGCTGGGCCTCGCGGGGTGGCTGATGTGGGTGGTGTGGATCGTCGCGTACGGCGCCACCCTGATCCGGCTCAACCCGGTAACGCCGGCTCGCCGGGCGGGCTGA
- a CDS encoding TetR/AcrR family transcriptional regulator, protein MSAESEPQSGPESGRRRYDSLRRTAQAQETRAEIARAARRLFVSQGWAATTVRDVAREARVSVPTVYASYGNKTGLALALADAADLSADASRMLAELEAPAANPERQLAAMAAYDRRLFERAGDVITLVREAGRTEPELATLYRDARRRGDGTRIQVFSSWPPGVLRAGLDVRSAVDVYAAVCNIDVYTVLTVERGWSPDRVERWWSEALARELLN, encoded by the coding sequence ATGAGCGCGGAGTCGGAGCCGCAGTCGGGTCCGGAGTCCGGTCGGCGCCGCTATGACTCGCTGCGCCGGACGGCGCAGGCGCAGGAGACCCGCGCGGAGATCGCCCGCGCCGCCCGCCGGTTGTTCGTCTCCCAGGGGTGGGCGGCGACGACCGTGCGGGACGTGGCGCGGGAGGCGCGGGTCTCCGTGCCCACGGTCTACGCGTCGTACGGGAACAAGACGGGGCTGGCCCTCGCCCTGGCCGACGCGGCGGACCTGTCGGCCGACGCGTCCCGCATGCTCGCTGAGCTCGAGGCTCCGGCGGCGAATCCCGAGCGGCAACTGGCCGCGATGGCCGCCTATGACCGACGGCTGTTCGAACGCGCGGGCGACGTCATCACGCTGGTGCGCGAGGCGGGTCGCACCGAGCCGGAGTTGGCGACGCTCTACCGCGACGCCCGCCGCCGGGGCGACGGGACGCGGATCCAGGTGTTCTCCTCCTGGCCGCCCGGCGTCCTCCGAGCGGGCCTGGACGTGCGGTCCGCCGTGGACGTCTACGCGGCCGTGTGCAACATCGACGTCTACACCGTGCTCACCGTGGAACGCGGCTGGTCACCCGATCGGGTCGAGCGGTGGTGGAGCGAGGCGCTGGCCCGCGAACTGCTGAACTGA
- a CDS encoding response regulator transcription factor, with the protein MARVLLVEDDPSVGPALARELAAAAHTVHLVGTAMRALGEVARAEYDVVVLDVAPPDADGTQVLRMVRRMSDVAVIVATDRDDETEAERLRLAGADAHLPRPLSGDRLADGIAAVLGRIGGSLTSGPAPRLVLRVGALAVDVDRRQASLDGVPLDLTRREFDLLAHLAARPGTVVSRRELFGAVWRRGCGGEQTVDVHLSWLRRKLGENASAPRYLHTVRGVGVKLQAPTGDDAD; encoded by the coding sequence ATGGCACGCGTGCTGCTCGTCGAGGACGATCCCTCCGTCGGCCCCGCGCTCGCCCGGGAACTGGCCGCCGCCGCGCACACCGTGCACCTCGTCGGCACCGCGATGCGGGCGCTGGGTGAGGTGGCCCGTGCCGAGTACGACGTCGTCGTGCTGGACGTGGCCCCGCCCGACGCCGACGGCACGCAGGTGCTGCGGATGGTCCGGCGGATGAGCGACGTGGCCGTGATCGTCGCGACCGACCGTGACGACGAGACGGAGGCGGAGCGCCTGCGCCTCGCGGGCGCCGACGCCCACCTGCCCCGCCCGCTCTCCGGCGACCGCCTCGCCGACGGGATCGCCGCAGTGCTGGGGCGCATCGGTGGTTCGCTCACCTCCGGCCCCGCCCCGCGGCTGGTGCTGCGGGTGGGCGCGTTGGCGGTGGACGTGGACCGCAGGCAGGCCTCCCTCGACGGGGTGCCCCTGGACCTCACCCGCCGCGAGTTCGATCTGCTCGCCCACCTCGCCGCGCGTCCGGGGACGGTCGTGTCCCGTCGTGAGCTGTTCGGCGCGGTCTGGCGGCGTGGCTGCGGCGGTGAGCAGACCGTCGACGTACACCTGTCATGGCTACGACGAAAACTCGGGGAGAACGCCTCCGCCCCGCGCTACCTGCACACCGTGCGGGGAGTCGGCGTGAAGCTCCAGGCGCCGACCGGGGACGACGCGGACTGA
- the secG gene encoding preprotein translocase subunit SecG: protein MAFSIALIVFSGLLVLLVLMHKGKGGGLSDMFGGGMQSAAGGSSVAERNLDRITIVVGVLWFACVVVLGLLTSVSS, encoded by the coding sequence GTGGCGTTCTCGATCGCGTTGATCGTGTTCAGCGGGTTGCTTGTCCTGTTGGTGCTCATGCACAAGGGCAAGGGCGGCGGCCTGTCCGACATGTTCGGCGGCGGCATGCAGTCCGCGGCGGGCGGCTCCTCGGTGGCCGAGCGCAACCTCGACCGCATCACCATCGTCGTCGGGGTGCTCTGGTTCGCGTGCGTCGTGGTGCTCGGCCTGCTCACCTCGGTGTCCTCCTGA
- a CDS encoding RNA polymerase-binding protein RbpA, whose protein sequence is MGEAERGESAPRIRIPFWCANGHETRPSFASDAQVPDTWDCPRCGFPAGQDRANPPAPPRNEPYKTHLAYVRERRSDADGEAILAEALAKLRGEA, encoded by the coding sequence ATGGGAGAGGCCGAGCGCGGGGAGTCGGCCCCGCGCATCCGGATCCCGTTCTGGTGCGCGAACGGGCACGAGACGAGGCCGAGCTTCGCATCTGACGCGCAGGTCCCCGACACCTGGGACTGCCCCCGGTGCGGGTTCCCGGCTGGTCAGGACCGCGCCAACCCGCCGGCCCCGCCGCGGAACGAGCCCTACAAGACCCACCTGGCCTACGTGCGGGAACGCCGCAGCGACGCCGACGGTGAGGCGATCCTGGCGGAGGCCCTGGCCAAGCTGCGCGGCGAGGCCTGA
- a CDS encoding helix-turn-helix domain-containing protein — protein MESSPPRPGPPRPAPDVGTHEAGRRLRRLRQERGVSLSALARRAGVGKATLSGLENGTRNPTLETLQAVSAGLGVPLTALLTPPGTAGEPAPVMHGAAVEVTLLQVFDDATVTYELYRMRVAAGFTQVSQPHQRGVTEHVTVFAGLLRAGPADAPSVAGVGEHISWAADVPHTYQAVGPEDVVASLLMRYPREPAP, from the coding sequence ATGGAATCGAGCCCACCGCGCCCCGGACCGCCGCGGCCCGCGCCGGACGTCGGCACGCACGAGGCCGGGCGGCGGCTGCGCCGACTGCGTCAGGAGCGCGGCGTCTCACTCTCCGCGCTGGCCCGGCGCGCGGGCGTGGGCAAGGCGACGCTGTCCGGCCTGGAGAACGGCACCCGCAACCCGACCCTGGAGACCCTCCAGGCCGTCTCGGCCGGCCTGGGGGTGCCCCTCACCGCGCTGCTCACCCCGCCGGGGACGGCAGGGGAGCCGGCGCCGGTCATGCACGGCGCGGCGGTGGAGGTGACGCTGCTCCAGGTCTTCGACGACGCGACGGTCACCTACGAGCTGTACCGGATGCGGGTGGCGGCCGGCTTCACGCAGGTCTCGCAGCCGCACCAGCGTGGCGTCACCGAGCACGTCACGGTCTTCGCCGGACTGCTGCGCGCCGGGCCGGCCGACGCCCCGTCGGTGGCCGGCGTCGGAGAGCACATCAGCTGGGCGGCCGACGTGCCGCACACCTACCAGGCCGTCGGCCCGGAGGACGTGGTGGCCAGCCTGCTGATGCGCTATCCGCGCGAGCCCGCCCCGTGA